In Synechococcus sp. CB0101, a genomic segment contains:
- a CDS encoding response regulator transcription factor, protein MNQVDDATPMARLLVVEDDDTIRETVAEALEMEGFAVTAATNGRSAWDLLSRDSYDLVVLDLMLPGINGLDLCRQLRQGSTPPLILVVSARDTETDRVLGLEVGADDYLIKPFGMRELVARCRALLRRQRTPLPTTSSLEHLDLQLYPGECRVTRAGIEIRLSPKEYKLLELFMQNPRRVWSREQLIEQVWGVDYIGDSKTVDVHIRWLREKIEDDPSTPAKLVTVRGFGYRFG, encoded by the coding sequence ATGAATCAGGTTGACGACGCCACCCCCATGGCGCGGCTGCTGGTGGTGGAGGACGACGACACCATCCGGGAAACCGTGGCTGAGGCCCTGGAAATGGAAGGCTTCGCTGTCACGGCCGCCACCAATGGCCGCAGCGCCTGGGACCTGCTCAGCCGTGACAGCTACGACCTTGTGGTGCTCGACCTGATGCTGCCGGGCATCAACGGCCTTGATCTCTGCCGCCAGCTCCGCCAAGGCAGCACGCCTCCACTGATCCTGGTGGTGAGTGCCCGCGACACCGAAACCGATCGGGTGCTCGGCCTTGAAGTGGGGGCCGACGACTACCTGATCAAACCCTTCGGGATGCGAGAACTGGTGGCCCGTTGCCGCGCCCTGCTGCGGCGCCAGCGCACACCGCTGCCCACCACCAGCAGCCTCGAGCACCTGGATCTGCAGCTCTATCCCGGTGAATGCCGGGTCACCCGCGCCGGAATCGAGATTCGCCTCTCACCCAAGGAATACAAGCTGCTGGAGCTGTTCATGCAGAACCCACGGCGGGTGTGGAGCCGCGAGCAACTGATCGAGCAGGTGTGGGGGGTGGACTACATCGGCGACAGCAAAACCGTGGACGTGCACATCCGCTGGTTGCGCGAAAAGATTGAGGACGATCCCTCCACCCCCGCCAAGCTGGTGACCGTGCGCGGCTTTGGCTACCGCTTCGGCTGA
- a CDS encoding rubrerythrin family protein: MDLSKPGTQANLEAAFGGESMANRKYLFFADVAKQLGNSELAKLFRDTANQETEHAFAHFRLLHPELVVEDPAALSDEQKQAVLSRCLELAIEGETYEYTTMYPEFAAQARSDRDSGAEAEFNEQISESQEHAGIFRTAARNFGLLTPVEHHHADRYSVALEALQGKGSAGEAATPVSGLWICKVCGVIYDPAVADPDSGLAAGTPFEAIPDDWTCPICGTRKANFMPYRPAELQAA; the protein is encoded by the coding sequence ATGGATCTCTCCAAACCCGGCACTCAGGCCAATCTCGAGGCTGCTTTCGGCGGCGAAAGCATGGCCAACCGCAAATATCTGTTCTTCGCCGATGTGGCCAAACAGCTCGGCAACAGCGAATTGGCCAAGCTGTTCCGCGACACCGCCAATCAGGAAACCGAGCACGCCTTCGCGCACTTCCGCCTGCTGCACCCCGAGCTGGTGGTGGAGGACCCCGCTGCCCTGAGCGACGAGCAAAAGCAAGCCGTGCTCAGCCGCTGCCTGGAGCTGGCCATCGAGGGCGAGACCTATGAGTACACAACGATGTACCCGGAGTTCGCCGCCCAGGCCCGCAGCGACCGCGACAGCGGCGCTGAAGCGGAATTCAACGAGCAGATCAGCGAATCGCAGGAGCACGCCGGCATCTTCCGCACCGCCGCGCGCAACTTCGGCTTGCTCACACCGGTGGAACACCATCACGCCGATCGCTACAGCGTCGCCCTTGAAGCACTGCAGGGCAAGGGCAGCGCCGGCGAGGCCGCAACACCAGTGAGCGGCCTTTGGATCTGCAAGGTGTGCGGCGTGATATACGACCCCGCCGTGGCCGACCCCGATTCGGGCCTGGCAGCCGGCACCCCCTTTGAAGCCATCCCCGACGACTGGACCTGCCCGATCTGCGGCACCCGCAAGGCCAACTTCATGCCCTATCGGCCCGCTGAACTGCAGGCGGCCTGA